The region CACGGGCTGAACGGCTTGCACGGGAAGTGGCGGCTGAGAGCGGCGAGAACCTCACTCAGGCCATCATACATGCCCTGGAAGAACGTCTCGAACGGCTCAAGGGCCGCAGGATGGTTTCCGATACGGCTCAGGAAATTATGAAGATTTCCGAGCGGTGCAGTATGCTGCCGGACCAGGATCCGCGCTCACCGGAAGAGATCCTGGATTACGACGACTTTGGGGTTCCGGATTAATGGTTATTGACACGTCCGCGTTGGTCGCCGTTCTTCTCAGAGAAAAAGAGGCCGAGATCTTTGCGAAAGCCATTGCGAGGGACCCGAAACGCCTCATCAGTGCATTTACGGCTTTGGAGACGGGGGTGGTCATCGAAGTCAAAAAGGGCGAGGCTGGAGGCCGCGAATTCGACCTTCTAGTTCACCGGGCCGGAATTGATATCATTCCTATGAATGGAGAACAATTCCAGATTGCCAGAGTAGCCTGGAGAACATATGGAAAACGTCGTCACCCTGCAGGCTTGAATATTGGCGATTGCTGTTCGTATGCTCTGGCGAAATATGCCGGGGAAGCATTGCTGTACAAAGGAGATGATTTTTCCAAGACCGATATCCGCTCTGCAGAGTTCATTCTCTCAGGAGTGGAGTGAAGCTGTCCTTTTTCACCGCTGCCGTGTTTAGGCAGGTTCGAGTTCAACCGTCGCCGAGCGGGCAGAGTCAACCCGTAGCTATTATCCGGAATTCCACACGGGATGTCCTCGATAGGGGGGCCTGATTCCTTTTCTGTCGCGGCCGGCCGGGCAGGTTTTTACCATCTAGGGTCTGAAACAAGAAAGCCCAAGTAGCAGGGTCCGAACGATCCGAAAAAGATCAAACGGTTCCAATAATCCGGTTCGCGGATCGCATCGAAGGGAGGAGATGGAGATGCCGTACGACCAAGATATCGACTCCCGAATAAGGAAGGCTGTTTCCGGCTGGAAAGGCGTTTCCAGCAAAAAGATGTTCGGAGGGGTGTGCCATCTGCTCAATGGAAATATGGTCGGAGGCGTGTACAAGGATTACATGATCCTCAGGCTGGGAACGGAAGAAGCGGAGCGCGCACTGAGGCGGAAGCATGTGAAGGAGTTCGACATAACGGGAAAAGCCATGAAGGGGTGGGTCATGGTGGAAAAGGAAGGGTTCATCACCGATCAGGAGCTCGGCGATTGGCTGCGCAAAGCAGAGCGGTTTGTAAAGACGCTGCCCCCCAAATGAAGGAACTCCGGACCCGCTTAGCAAAGGAGACCATCGTGCTGAAAGTCAAGCCTGTGGACGGATATCCGCCGGAAGAGGGTAGGTTCACCCGTGGAAATGATTATGCGCCCGTGGCCGTTTGCACGATCCTGGATACGTTGGAGTACAAAGTGCCGCTCGATCTTCAAAGCCTGGTCATGGCCGGACTGGACGCCGGGGCCGCCATTTCCGGTATGCTTCAAACTGAAAACGTCGGTTTGGAGAAGATGATCTGCAACGTGGTGGGCAACCCCAACATCCGCTACATCGTGCTGTGCGGCAGGGAATCGGAGGGGCACTTTCCCGGAGCGACCCTTCTGTGTTTAATGAAGAACGGGGTTGATGAAGGGAAGCACATTATCGGCGCCACGGCTCCGACCCCATACCTTTATAATATACCGATGCATCTCATTGACCGATTCAGGAATCAAATCGTGGGGGTGATCGATCTGCTCTGCAAACCCGGCGAAACGGATCTCAAAACGCCGGGCCTGAACCCAAAGACCATCGGAAAGGCGGTCTGGTCTTGCTTTCAGGAAGCTCCGGTAGAGTTCATGGGGTATACGGTGTACGATGTGGGTGCGTATCCCGAGCCGCCGAT is a window of Deltaproteobacteria bacterium DNA encoding:
- a CDS encoding type II toxin-antitoxin system VapB family antitoxin, giving the protein MAISIRNARAERLAREVAAESGENLTQAIIHALEERLERLKGRRMVSDTAQEIMKISERCSMLPDQDPRSPEEILDYDDFGVPD
- a CDS encoding type II toxin-antitoxin system VapC family toxin, translating into MVIDTSALVAVLLREKEAEIFAKAIARDPKRLISAFTALETGVVIEVKKGEAGGREFDLLVHRAGIDIIPMNGEQFQIARVAWRTYGKRRHPAGLNIGDCCSYALAKYAGEALLYKGDDFSKTDIRSAEFILSGVE
- a CDS encoding TfoX/Sxy family protein; its protein translation is MPYDQDIDSRIRKAVSGWKGVSSKKMFGGVCHLLNGNMVGGVYKDYMILRLGTEEAERALRRKHVKEFDITGKAMKGWVMVEKEGFITDQELGDWLRKAERFVKTLPPK
- a CDS encoding tetrahydromethanopterin S-methyltransferase subunit A, encoding MLKVKPVDGYPPEEGRFTRGNDYAPVAVCTILDTLEYKVPLDLQSLVMAGLDAGAAISGMLQTENVGLEKMICNVVGNPNIRYIVLCGRESEGHFPGATLLCLMKNGVDEGKHIIGATAPTPYLYNIPMHLIDRFRNQIVGVIDLLCKPGETDLKTPGLNPKTIGKAVWSCFQEAPVEFMGYTVYDVGAYPEPPIHHKIVYKVTQPQPGMNPGKSAMDMGFILHKFLPGDNCRECGKRTCLAFAVALAKSRVRIEDCPLLTVPGREMERAALTRLLE